From the Oscarella lobularis chromosome 13, ooOscLobu1.1, whole genome shotgun sequence genome, one window contains:
- the LOC136194510 gene encoding death-associated protein kinase 1-like isoform X3, producing the protein MGRRWTLIHVAVLRREIEILKNFIRQGADINDRFCTILNTSHYYFGESRSYLTPLMLACVIGDMSAVEILLENGANTSSMTIGGDTALKLAFANGRIQIVERLIPKINDYELHEREVPLFFHACFGGQEMVELWLKIMKNEKRKRKQLKPNYKTALTIFNREKTAAIHWAVAGVQIEVVNWLCERGFQLSNTDYWNVFHVLANSNQKEESDQINLLTWLLSRELPLAMIDVAAVEGTPLSLACCSKNFRFAAKLLEYGVQRKFDVHIGRNLLLRVIYSGDRDVAKGISELKIKFSGLGLLAIHDNFVRDRKVFDSFVTEEVLVAGMPGVFHWAAWYGSSLSLDHLLRHGANLEEKDDEGCTPIMRCSTVENLKWFVEHNANYRAVDRNGNSLLLYGMYDSVKISVLEYLLDLCLSLEAENNDGKKPHEVAQGEVQIFLKAKYEKMLSFRLLDSTPVKPECVQTCLVGDPMAGKTTLTNSLCGIAPQSDESQSDELDRTAGVDVHNKQVDGVGLMSIWDFGGDYPFRVAHAILFRFVLTIFLCVVNLDDGKGEKQKEAIAAELRGWLAFLKSARKSIVSGITIVVVGNKRTGDNPDNDMTPSETFRILVDNLVEMFNKSEPIFCLGGVFKVDCKKRQSEAMNLFRCKLKGIRRKLIENADSVPKVSENCRSLIVNSSNAENKLLNLEEFRRTVEELLSRPLIKDVRVESLAQNLHDSGTILYFHALAQIYLQPSVLVTNLLGPILSDPDKFYIIRAVKNDTGRVKRENIKIALELFQEQQRKRNRPFVSFTVDEAIQVMLDLHLICQIEGKDGPHSYHVPCLIKESKPARVWEKRDDMVVYRGRRYRVSHPETDVIPPPLFPVLQSRCAAISRCRMILWKNGFTLEASGQSHLVECLVEITNENDAVDVIVRCWKGGERFAKDMLEDVKRIVESVRNDKANGTPMEWCYLDSDDLQNHSSDVAVYELDDIRRCESSIDIVYARNARDGVYPHIEISRLHLPPRTRDGEPQHQGHSPTDIVCKDLIVANKTDIQKTYKEVKSSHRVETPTEVKAVGMKVKSPDGTAQELELKDYEIAAFDQKKEYRDQAQAMLDAWANAHYKKATRRRLIKAMKDEGLEKAAAGVFSREKEEEEEGATVAFEPRVEILEELGPIKRRKEPGSSSLTEKTIPKPATDEKADSGTSFLPKRTFEWCLLVFIVVAAGGAFLYAGLLPGSRKTSSFASKNSALSKDAKSNLTGATVSMKELEEAIINVGQLKWEDIARKLDWSFEKNTSS; encoded by the exons ATG GGGCGGCGGTGGACATTGATACACGTTGCAGTGttgagaagagaaattgaGATTTTGAAGAATTTTATCCGACAAGGAGCGGATATCAATGATCGCTTTTGTACTATCTTGAACACGTCGCATTATTATTTTGGGGAAAGTCGG TCTTATCTTACACCTTTGATGCTGGCATGTGTTATTGGTGATATGTCTGCTGTGGAAATTCTTCTGGAGAATGGAGCAAATACTTCGTCTATGACAATA GGAGGAGACACAGCCTTGAAATTGGCATTTGCGAATGGACGCATTCAGATAGTAGAAAGATTAATCCCGAAAATAAATGATTATGAATTGCACGAGAGAGAA gttcctctttttttccacGCTTGTTTTGGCGGACAAGAGATGGTTGAACTTTGGTTGAAAATaatgaaaaacgagaaaagaaaacggaaGCAACTCAAACCAAACTATAAAACGGCG CTTACAATTTTTAATCGTGAAAAAACAGCTGCTATTCATTGGGCTGTTGCGGGTGTACAAATTGAAGTTGTTAATTGGCTGTGTGAAAGAGGATTTCAGCTTTCGAAT ACGGACTATTGGAACGTGTTTCATGTCTTGGCCAACTCTaatcagaaagaagagagtgATCAAATCAATCTCTTAACCTGGCTACTTAGTAGAGAATTACCTCTCGCAATGATAGACGTGGCTGCG GTCGAAGGGACGCCATTGTCTTTGGCTTGTTGTTCGAAGAACTTCAGATTCGCGGCAAAGTTATTAGAATATGGTGTTCAGCGGAAATTTGATGTTCAC ATTGGGAGAAATTTGCTGCTGAGAGTAATTTATAGCGGAGACCGGGATGTTGCAAAAGGCATCTCCGAgctcaaaatcaaattttctgGATTAGGGCTTCTTGCAATACATGAT AATTTTGTACGGGATAGAAAAGTGTTTGATTCGTTTGTGACTGAGGAAGTTCTTGTTGCTGGAATGCCTGGTGTTTTTCACTGGGCTGCCTGGTATGGCTCTTCATTGTCTCTTGATCATCTTTTGCGTCATGGAGCGAATCTGGAGGAAAAAGATGAT GAAGGATGTACACCGATCATGCGGTGCTCAACTgtggaaaatttgaaatgGTTTGTGGAGCACAATGCAAATTACCGAGCAGTTGATCGG AACGGAAACTCGTTGCTTCTGTATGGAATGTATGACTCGGTAAAGATATCTGTTCTTGAATATTTGCTGGATCTTTGTCTATCACTCGAGGCTGAGAATAAT GATGGAAAGAAACCTCACGAGGTAGCTCAAGGCGAAGTGCAAATATTTCTGAAAGCCAAATAT GAGAAAATGTTATCATTCCGGCTTCTTGACAGCACACCAGTTAAACCGGAATGCGTTCAAACGTGTCTTGTCGGCGATCCGATGGCAGGCAAAACAACCCTCACGAATTCTCTGTGTGGCATCGCACCGCAGTCGGACGAGAGCCAATCAGACGAACTTGATCGAACGGCCGGCGTCGATGTTCACAACAAGCAAGTGGACGGGGTGGGACTGATGTCTATCTGGGATTTTGGCGGTGACTATCCGTTCCGCGTCGCGCACGCTATTCTTTTCCGCTTCGTCTTGACCATTTTCTTGTGCGTCGTCAACCTAGATGATGGAAAGGGCGAAAAGCAGAAAGAAGCGATAGCGGCGGAACTGAGAGGATGGCTTGCTTTTTTGAAATCGGCGAGAAAATCAATCGTTTCCGGTAtcacgatcgtcgtcgttgggaACAAGAGAACGGGAGACAATCCGGACAACGATATGACACCTTCGGAGACATTTCGAATTCTTGTTGATAATCTTGTTGAAATGTTTAATAAGTCTGAGCCGATTTTCTGTTTGGGCGGCGTTTTTAAGGTAGACTGCAAGAAGAGACAGTCAGAGGCTATGAATTTGTTTCGCTGCAAACTGAAGGGAATCAGGAGAAAGCTTATTGAG AATGCGGATTCAGTTCCCAAAGTGAGCGAGAATTGCAGATCGCTTATTGTAAACAGTTCTAACGCCGAGAACAAGTTACTAAACTTGGAAGAATTTCGACGCACTGTTGAAGAGCTGCTTAGCCGACCTCTCATCAAAGACGTTCGAGTTGAATCATTGGCCCAAAACCTTCACGACTCGGGAACT ATTCTGTATTTTCACGCTCTTGCCCAAATTTATCTACAGCCTTCGGTTTTGGTAACCAATCTTCTGGGACCGATCCTCTCCGATCCCGACAAGTTCTACATCATCCGCGCAGTCAAGAACGACACGGGCCGAGTGAAGCGAGAAAACATAAAAATAGCCTTGGAGTTATTTCAAGAGCAGCAACGGAAACGAAATCGTCCGTTTGTATCGTTCACCGTGGACGAAGCAATTCAAGTGATGCTCGATCTTCATCTCATTTGTCAAATTGAAGGTAAAGACGGTCCTCACTCGTATCACGTTCCTTGCCTCATTAAAGAATCAAAACCGGCTCGGGTTTgggagaagagagacgacaTGGTCGTCTACCGCGGTCGTCGCTACCGAGTTTCGCATCCCGAGACGGATGTTATTCCACCGCCGCTTTTTCCCGTTCTTCAAAGTCGCTGCGCCGCCATTTCGAGATGTCGCATGATTCTGTGGAAAAACGGCTTCACACTCGAGGCGTCTGGACAAAGTCACTTGGTCGAATGCCTCGTCGAAATAACCAATGAAAacgatgccgtcgacgtgatcGTGCGCTGCTGGAAAGGAGGCGAACGATTTGCAAAGGATATGCTCGAAGACGTGAAACGCATTGTCGAGTCGGTTCGAAATGATAAAGCCAATGGCACTCCAATGGAATGGTGCTATTTGGACAGCGACGATCTTCAGAATCACAGTTCAGACGTGGCCGTGTACGAATTGGACGACATTAGGCGGTGCGAGAGCAGCATCGATATTGTATATGCAAGAAATGCTCGCGATGGTGTGTATCCTCACATTGAAATTAGCCGTCTTCATCTTCCTCCCCGCACCCGAGACGGAGAGCCGCAGCACCAAGGCCATTCTCCTACTGATATTGTGTGCAAAGATCTGATTGTGGCAAACAAGACAGACATCCAGAAGACGTACAAAGAAGTGAAATCATCACATCGGGTGGAAACACCGACAGAAGTGAAAGCGGTTGGCATGAAAGTGAAATCCCCTGATGGTACAG CCCAAGAATTAGAGCTTAAAGATTACGAGATTGCTGCGTTTGACCAGAAGAAAGAATATCGCGATCAAGCTCAGGCGATGCTCGACGCTTGGGCAAACGCCCATTACAAAAAAGCCACTCGAAGGCGTCTTATTAAAGCAATGAAGGATGAAGGCCTTGAGAAGGCTGCTGCTGGAGTATTTTCAA gagaaaaagaggaggaggaggaaggagCGACAGTGGCGTTTGAGCCAAGAG TGGAAATTCTTGAAGAATTGGGTCCCATCAAGAGGAGAAAGGAGCCTGGCTCAAGTTCTTTGACGGAGAAGACTATTCCTAAACCAG CTACTGACGAGAAGGCTGACAGCG GTACTTCGTTTTTACCTAAGCGCACCTTCGAATGGTGCTTGCTTGTTTTTATTGTTGTTGCTGCGGGAGGCGCTTTTTTATATGCTGGCCTTCTTCCTG GCAGTCGAAAGACATCGTCgtttgcttcaaaaaattcagCACTATCTAAAG ATGCTAAATCAAACTTGACAGGTGCCACAGTCTCGATGAAGGAATTGGAGGAAGCCATAATTAACGTTGGACAACTAAAATGGGAAGACATTGCGCGGAAACTCGACTGGAGTTTCGAAAAAAATACAAGTTCATAA